The sequence AAGATATTAAAAACGGATTTCCTATAAAGAAAATAAAATTCCGTTTCCCTCCTGAACCTAATGGTTTTCTTCATATTGGACATATAAAAGCCATATGTTTAAATTTTGAGTTAAGTCAAAAATATAAATCTCCAATTAATTTAAGATTTGATGATACTAATCCTATAGGAGAAAATAAAAACTTTATAAATTCTATAAAAAAAGATATTCTTTTTTTAGGATTTCATTGGGATCATGAAAGTTATGCTTCAGATTATTTTTCTAAACTTTATAAATGGGCAATAAAATTAATTAAAGAAAACAAAGCTTATGTAGATGATCAATCTCAAAATATAATTCAAGTTCAAAGAAAAAATCCTTTTGAAATAGGGATTAATAGCAATTATAGAAGTAGATCTATAGAAGAAAATCTCTTTCTTTTCGAAAAAATGAAAAACGGATTTTTTGGGGAAGGAACTTGTGTTTTAAGAGCTAAAATTAATATGAGTTCTTCAAACATGAATATGCGAGATCCAATTATGTATAGAATTTTACGGAAAAAACATCATAGAACTAGATATAAATGGTGTATTTATCCTACTTATGATTGGACACATGGATTATGTGATTATATAGAACAAATATCTCATTCTTTATGTTCCTTGGAATTTGAAAATAGACGCCCATTATATAACTGGTATTTAGATCAAATTTATATTGATGATAATAATAAAGAAACAATCAGACCTAAACAAATAGAATTTTCAAGATTAAATTTAAGTCATACTATAACCAGTAAAAGAAAAATTCAATATTTAATTGAAAAAAAAGTTATTCAATCTTGGGATGATCCACGTATTTTAACAATATCTGGATTACGAAAAAAAGGATATACTTCTGTTGCTTTAAAAAATTTTATTCATCAAATAGGAATCACTAAAAGAAATAATATCATAGATATATCTTCTCTTGAATTTTGGGTAAGAAAACATTTAAATAAAATAGCTTTTAGAACTATGGTAGTATTACATCCAATTCAATTAATTATTGACAATTATGCATCAGATACTACTGAATGGGTTGAAGGAGAAAATAATCCAGAAAATTCTAATTTTGGAAATAGAAAAATTCCTTTTTCCAAATTCCTATACATAGAAAAAGATGATTTTTTAGAAAAAGAAAAAGAAAATTTTTTTCGTCTTTGTATTGGAAAAGAAGTAAGACTTAAAAATGCTTACATCATCAAAGCAAATTCTGTAATAAAAAATGATGAAGGAGAAATAAAAGAAATACACTGTACTTATGATCCTAAAAGTAAATCTGGAAAAAAAAATAAAATTGAAGAAAAAAGAAGAGTAAAAAGCACTTTGCACTGGGTCTCTATAAAACATTCTTTTCCTATAAAGATAAATTTATATAAACCCCTATTTTTAAAGAAAAATCCAGATATAGATTTTTATAAACATATCAATCCTAAATCACAAGATAAAATTATAGGTTATGCAGAACCTTCCTTAAAAAAAGCAAAAAAAGGAGAGCATTTTCAATTTCAAAGAATTGGATATTTTTATGTGGATAGTAAAATTAAAAATGATCAAATCATTTTCAATAAAACAGTATCTATAAAAAACCAGTGGAAAAAAAATGAAAAGTAATTTTTCGTCAATTCATTTCATTCCAAGATATCTGGAAATATGTTTTCATATTCTCTTAATCCAGTTCCTGCAGGAATTTTATGTCCTACGATTACATTTTCCTTTAATCCATGTAAATAATCTATTTTACTACTTATAGCCGCTTCACTTAAAACTTTTGTTGTTTCTTGAAATGAAGCCGCAGATATAAAAGATTTAGTTTGTAACGCTGCTCTTGTTATTCCTTGTAATATAGGTCTTGCTGTAGCAGGAATTGCATTTCTTGTTTTTATTAATTTTTGATTCTTATATTTCAAAACTGCGTTTTCATTTCTTAAATCCCTATAACTAATAATCTCTCCATTTTTAATGATTTCAGAATCTCCGGAATCTTCAACTACTCTCATTTGAGAGATTCTATCATTTTCCTCTATAAAATCGTCTTTATATTCTATATTTCCTTCCAAAAATTTTGTATCTCCTATATCTATAACTTCTACCTTCCTCATCATTTGTAAAACAATAACTTCAAAATGTTTATCATTAATTTTCACACCTTGTAAACGATATACCTCTTGTATTTCTTTTACTAAATATTCTTGTACAGCTCTAGTTCCTCTTATATTTAAAATATCATTAGGAGTAACAGCACCATCTGATAAAGGCATTCCTGCTTTTACATAATCATTTTCCTGAACAAGAATTTGATTGGATAATTTTACAAGATATTTTCTAACTTCCCCTGTTTTGGATTCCACTATAATTTCTCTACTTCCTCTTTTTATTTTTCCATGACTTACTATTCCATCCATCTCTGATACTACAGCTGGATTAGATGGATTACGTGCTTCAAACAATTCAGATAAACGAGGTAACCCTCCTGTGATGTCTCCTGATTTAGCTGTTTTTCTTGGAACCTTTACTAATATTTTTCCTATGTCTATTTTTTCTTCATCCTCTACCATTAAATGAGCACCTACCGGGAGATTATATATTTTTAATTCTTCATTTTTTTCATTAAGAATTTTTAATGTTGGGATAAAATTTTTGTTTCTAACCTCCGTTATTACTTTTTCTTGAAATCCAGTTTGTTCATCGATTTCTACTTGGAAAGTAACACCTTGTTCTAGATGTTGATAAGATATTATACCAGAAAATTCTGCAACAATCACTGCATTATAAAGATCCCATTTGCAAATCATATCTCCAGATTTTAATATATCTCCATGTTTTACATATAAAGAAGCACCATAAGGAATATTATTAACCATTAAAATAGATGATTTTTTTAAATCAAATAGTTTCATTTCTGTAGTTCTAGAAACTACAATTCCTATTCTATGAAAATCTTGTTTTGTTTTTACGAATTTTAAATCTTCAAACTCTATAATTCCATTATATTTTGCTTTTATTTGTGAAGATTCTGTAATATTTCCTGCTGTCCCTCCAACATGAAAAGTACGTAAAGTCAACTGAGTTCCAGGTTCTCCAATAGATTGCGCCGCAATAACTCCAACTGCTTCTCCTTTTTGAACAATTTTTCCTGTAGATAGATTACGACCATAACATTTAGAACAAATCCCCATTTTTGCTTCGCAAGTCAAAGGAGATCTAACTTCTACGATTTCAATTCCAGATTTATCAATAATTTCTGCTATTTTTTCATCAATCATCTCTCCTGAAGAAATTATCAATCTATTATTTTGATAAATCTCATTTAAAGAGATACGTCCTAAAATTCTGTCAAATAAAGTTTCTACGATTTCTTCATTTTTCTTTAATGCAGAAATTTCTAATCCTCGTAAAGTTTTGCAGTCTTCCATTTTGATAATAACATCTTGAGCTGCATCAACTAAACGTCTTGTAAGATATCCAGCATCTGCTGTTTTTAATGCAGTATCTGCTAATCCTTTTCTAGCTCCATGAGTTGATATAAAATATTCTAAGATAGAAAGTCCTTCTCTAAAATTGGATAAAATTGGATTTTCAATAATTTCTCCTCCAGAAGATCCTGCTTTTTGAGGCTTAGCCATTAACCCACGCATTCCTGAAAGTTGACGGATTTGCTCTTTAGAACCTCTTGCTCCAGAATCTAACATCATGTATACGGGATTAAATCCTTTTCTATCTTCACGCATATATTTCATGACTTTTTCCGTCAGCATTGCATTAGTATTTGTCCATATATCAATTACTTGGTTATAACGTTCATTATTTGTGATCAATCCCATGTTATAATTCATTTTTACATTATCTACTTGTTTAATAGCATTATGTACCATTTTTTTCTTATTATCAGGAATAATAATATCACCCAATCCAAAAGATAACCCCCCTTTAAATGCATTATAAAAACCTAATTCTTTAATCTCATCTAGAAAATGAGCAGTAGTAGGTACATCTGTAATATGTAATATTTTACCTATAATTTCTCTCAAAGACTTTTTTGTAAGAGATTCATTAATAAATCCTACTTTTTTAGGTACTACTTGATTAAATAACACTCTACCTACAGTAGTTTCTATGATTTTATTCACAAATCTTTCTTTTTCACGAAGAAAAACTTTCACTTTAATTAAAGCATGTAAATCTACTACACCTTGGTTATATGCTATTTCAACTTCTTCCGGAGAATAAAAGACGAGTCCTTCTCCTTTTACTTTTTTTTTGAGATCTGAAATTAAAGGTTTAGTCATATAATATAAACCTAACACCATATCTTGAGAAGGGACTGTAATAGGAGATCCATTAGCTGGGTTTAATATATTTTGAGAAGCTAACATCAAAAGTTGAGCTTCCAATATAGCTCCATGAGATAAAGGCAAGTGAACAGCCATTTGATCTCCATCAAAATCTGCATTAAAGGCAGCACAAACTAAAGGATGTAATTGAATAGCTTTTCCTTCTATCAATTTAGGTTGAAAAGCTTGAATTCCTAATCTGTGTAATGTAGGAGCCCGATTTAACAATACGGGATGTCCTTTTAAAACATTTTCTAAAATATCCCATATCATGGGATTTCTTTTGTCAATAATTCTTTTTGAAGATTTTACTGTTTTTACTATTCCTCTTTCAATTAATTTTCGTATAACAAAAGGTTTATAAAGTTCTGCTGCCATATCTTTAGGTAAACCACACTCATGCAATTTCAAATGAGGGCCTACCACAATAACAGATCTTGCTGAATAATCTACTCTTTTTCCAAGAAGATTCTGTCTAAAACGACCTTGCTTTCCTTTCAATGCATCAGATAAAGATTTTAAAGGACGATTAGCTTCTGATTTTACAGCAGAAACTTTTCTTGAATTATCAAAAAGGGAATCTACTGCTTCTTGAAGCATTCTCTTTTCATTTCTTAAAATGACTTCAGGGGCTTTAATTTCTATAAGTCTTTTTAAACGATTATTTCTGATAAGTACACGACGATATAAATCAGTCATATCAGAAGCAGCATAACGTCCTCCATCCAAAGGGACTAAAGGGCGTAATTCTGGAGGAATAACAGATAATACATGAATGATCATCCAAGATGGATTTCCTCCATTTTTATTTCCTTCTCTAAAAGATTCAACAACTTGTAAACGTTTTAATGCTTCAGTTCGTCTTTGTTTAGAAGTTTCATTATATACTTGATTTCTTAATTCCATAGACAAAATATTTAAATCTACTCGATTTAAAAGATCCTCTATACATTCCGCTCCCATTTTAGCAATAAATTTATTTGGATCAGAATCTTCTAATTGTTGATTTCCTTTTGGAAGCTTGTTTAAAACTTGTAAATATTCTTCTTCAGTCAGAAAATCTCCTTTTTGAAAAGAAGAACCATCTAAATGGACCCCATCCCCTCCTTGAACTACGACATATCGTTCATAATAAATAATCATTTCAAGTTTTTTAGAAGGTAACCCTAGTAAATATCCAATTTTATTAGGAGAAGATCTAAAACACCAAATATGAACAACGGGAACGACAAGACTTATATGTCCCATACGTTCTCTTCTTACTTTTTTTTCAGTGACTTCAACTCCACATCGATCACAAACAATACTTTTATAACGAATTCTTTTATATTTTCCACAAGCACATTCATAATCTTTTACTGGACCAAAAATTCGTTCACAAAAAAGACCATCTCTTTCTGGTTTATGAGTCCTATAATTAATGGTTTCTGGCTTTAATACTTCTCCATGAGATTCCTTCAATATAATTTCTGGAGAAGCTAATCGAATAGTGATTTTATTGAATCTATTTCTTTTTTTTCTATTCATTTTTGGATTTTATCATAATATAAAAATATAGAACGAAAAAATTTATTCTTCTAAACGGATATCTAATCCTAATCCTTTCAATTCATAACAAAGAACATTAAAAGATTCTGGATTGTTAGGTTCAGGCATTGGTTCTCCTTTTACTATAGATTCATAAGTTTTAGCTCTTCCAGAAACATCATCTGATTTAACAGTTAAAATTTCACGTAAAATATTGGAAGCTCCAAAAGCTTCCAAAGCCCATACTTCCATTTCTCCAAAACGTTGTCCTCCAAATTGAGCTTTCCCTCCTAAAGGTTGTTGAGTTATTAAAGAATAGGGGCCTATAGAACGGGCATGCATTTTATCATCTACCATATGACCTAACTTTAACATATATATTATCCCTACAGTAGCAGGTTGATCAAACCTTTCTCCCGTACCTCCATCAAATAAATAAGTAGTTCCGAAACGAGGAATTTTCGCTTTATCTGTGTATTTACAAATTTCTTTGATAGTCGCTCCATCAAATATAGGAGTTGAAAATTTCATCTTTAATTTCTGTCCTGCCCATCCTAATACAGTTTCATATATTTGTCCTATATTCATCCTAGAGGGAACTCCCAAAGGATTTAGAACAATATCTACAGGACTTCCGTCTTCTAAAAAAGGCATATCTTCTTCTCTTAAAATTCTAGCGACTACTCCTTTATTTCCATGTCTTCCTGCCATTTTATCTCCTACTTTTAATTTTCTTTTTTTAGCAATATATACTTTCGCCATTTTAATAATCCCTGAAGGTAATTCATCTCCAACAGTAATAGAAAATTTTTGATGTTTAAAAACACCATTTAAATCATTTACCGATATTTTATAATTATGTAAAATTTCTGATATCAAATTATTAACTTGAATATCATCAGTCCAATTACTAGAATAAATTTCTATATAATTCTGTATATTATTCAATATTTTTATAGTGAACTTTTTCCCTTTCTTGATAATTTCCTGTTTCTTTTCATTCAAAACAGAATTATGACATAATTTATCATCTAAAATAAATTGCAATTTTTTAATCAATAAATTTCTGAGAGCTAAAAACTTTTTTTCATATTCTTTTTCTAAACGTGATATTTTAATTTTATCCTGAATTCTAGATGTTTTATCTTTTATACTTCTAGTAAATAGTTTTGTATCTATAACTACTCCGAATAATGATGGTTCAGCTCTTAAAGAAGCATCTTTAACATTTCCTGCTTTATCTCCAAAAATAGCTCTTAATAATTTTTCTTCTGGTGTAGGATCAGATTCTCCTTTCGGAGTTATTTTTCCAATAAGAATATCACCAGGTTTTACTTCAGCTCCTACTCTTATAATTCCATTTTCATCTAAATCTTTAGTTGCCTCTTCACTTACGTTAGGAATATCATTAGTAAATTCTTCCATACCTAATTTTGTATCACGAACATCTAAAGAATATTCATCTATATGTATAGAAGTAAACCAATCTTCACTTACCACTTTTTCGGAAATTAAAACAGCATCTTCAAAATTATACCCATTACACGGAATAAAAGCTGCTTTTAAATTTTTTCCTAAAGCCAATTCTCCATATTCTGTGGCATACCCTTCACATAAAATTTGTCCTTGAGCCACTCTCATTCCTTTTCTTACAATAGGTTTCAAAGTTATACATGTATTTTGATTCGTCTTTCTAAATTTTATCAAATTATAAACCTGAATTTCAGAATCAAAACTCACTAAATTTTCTTTTTCTGTTTGATCATAACGAATAACTATTTTTCTTGCATCAACATATTCTACAAATCCGTTCTTTTTTGCATTAATTAATATACGAGAATCTATCGCTACTTGTTCCTCTAATCCAGTTCCTACAATAGGAGCGTCAGGCTTCAATAATGGAACCGCTTGACGCATCATGTTAGACCCCATCAAAGCTCTATTTGCATCATCATGTTCTAAAAAAGGAATTAGAGAAGCGGATATAGAAGCTATTTGATTTGGAGCTACGTCTATATAATCTACTTGATTTGGTTTTACTATAGGAAAATCTCCATCTTCACGAGATATAATTCTATCAGATAAAAAATTACCATGTTGATCAATAGCATTGGCTTGTGCTATAATTTTTCCTTCTTCTTCTTCTGCGCTTAAATATTTGACTTCATATTTTAAATTTACTTTTTGATTAGAAACAACTCGATAAGGAGTTTCAACAAATCCCATATGATTTATTTTCGCAAAAACAGAAAGAGAAGATATTAATCCTATATTAGGGCCTTCTGGAG comes from Blattabacterium cuenoti BPAA and encodes:
- the glnS gene encoding glutamine--tRNA ligase translates to MKLVFNSFFKIKTHLHFIEKIIEEDIKNGFPIKKIKFRFPPEPNGFLHIGHIKAICLNFELSQKYKSPINLRFDDTNPIGENKNFINSIKKDILFLGFHWDHESYASDYFSKLYKWAIKLIKENKAYVDDQSQNIIQVQRKNPFEIGINSNYRSRSIEENLFLFEKMKNGFFGEGTCVLRAKINMSSSNMNMRDPIMYRILRKKHHRTRYKWCIYPTYDWTHGLCDYIEQISHSLCSLEFENRRPLYNWYLDQIYIDDNNKETIRPKQIEFSRLNLSHTITSKRKIQYLIEKKVIQSWDDPRILTISGLRKKGYTSVALKNFIHQIGITKRNNIIDISSLEFWVRKHLNKIAFRTMVVLHPIQLIIDNYASDTTEWVEGENNPENSNFGNRKIPFSKFLYIEKDDFLEKEKENFFRLCIGKEVRLKNAYIIKANSVIKNDEGEIKEIHCTYDPKSKSGKKNKIEEKRRVKSTLHWVSIKHSFPIKINLYKPLFLKKNPDIDFYKHINPKSQDKIIGYAEPSLKKAKKGEHFQFQRIGYFYVDSKIKNDQIIFNKTVSIKNQWKKNEK
- the rpoC gene encoding DNA-directed RNA polymerase subunit beta' produces the protein MNRKKRNRFNKITIRLASPEIILKESHGEVLKPETINYRTHKPERDGLFCERIFGPVKDYECACGKYKRIRYKSIVCDRCGVEVTEKKVRRERMGHISLVVPVVHIWCFRSSPNKIGYLLGLPSKKLEMIIYYERYVVVQGGDGVHLDGSSFQKGDFLTEEEYLQVLNKLPKGNQQLEDSDPNKFIAKMGAECIEDLLNRVDLNILSMELRNQVYNETSKQRRTEALKRLQVVESFREGNKNGGNPSWMIIHVLSVIPPELRPLVPLDGGRYAASDMTDLYRRVLIRNNRLKRLIEIKAPEVILRNEKRMLQEAVDSLFDNSRKVSAVKSEANRPLKSLSDALKGKQGRFRQNLLGKRVDYSARSVIVVGPHLKLHECGLPKDMAAELYKPFVIRKLIERGIVKTVKSSKRIIDKRNPMIWDILENVLKGHPVLLNRAPTLHRLGIQAFQPKLIEGKAIQLHPLVCAAFNADFDGDQMAVHLPLSHGAILEAQLLMLASQNILNPANGSPITVPSQDMVLGLYYMTKPLISDLKKKVKGEGLVFYSPEEVEIAYNQGVVDLHALIKVKVFLREKERFVNKIIETTVGRVLFNQVVPKKVGFINESLTKKSLREIIGKILHITDVPTTAHFLDEIKELGFYNAFKGGLSFGLGDIIIPDNKKKMVHNAIKQVDNVKMNYNMGLITNNERYNQVIDIWTNTNAMLTEKVMKYMREDRKGFNPVYMMLDSGARGSKEQIRQLSGMRGLMAKPQKAGSSGGEIIENPILSNFREGLSILEYFISTHGARKGLADTALKTADAGYLTRRLVDAAQDVIIKMEDCKTLRGLEISALKKNEEIVETLFDRILGRISLNEIYQNNRLIISSGEMIDEKIAEIIDKSGIEIVEVRSPLTCEAKMGICSKCYGRNLSTGKIVQKGEAVGVIAAQSIGEPGTQLTLRTFHVGGTAGNITESSQIKAKYNGIIEFEDLKFVKTKQDFHRIGIVVSRTTEMKLFDLKKSSILMVNNIPYGASLYVKHGDILKSGDMICKWDLYNAVIVAEFSGIISYQHLEQGVTFQVEIDEQTGFQEKVITEVRNKNFIPTLKILNEKNEELKIYNLPVGAHLMVEDEEKIDIGKILVKVPRKTAKSGDITGGLPRLSELFEARNPSNPAVVSEMDGIVSHGKIKRGSREIIVESKTGEVRKYLVKLSNQILVQENDYVKAGMPLSDGAVTPNDILNIRGTRAVQEYLVKEIQEVYRLQGVKINDKHFEVIVLQMMRKVEVIDIGDTKFLEGNIEYKDDFIEENDRISQMRVVEDSGDSEIIKNGEIISYRDLRNENAVLKYKNQKLIKTRNAIPATARPILQGITRAALQTKSFISAASFQETTKVLSEAAISSKIDYLHGLKENVIVGHKIPAGTGLREYENIFPDILE
- the rpoB gene encoding DNA-directed RNA polymerase subunit beta is translated as MVNTEKKRITFASVAKQVKYPDFLDIQIKSFKEFFQLDAKPENRKNEGLFKAFTENFPISDARNSFVLEFKGYSIDSPRYPIEECIERGLTYSVPLKAKLKLYCTDPDHEDFETVYQDVYLGTYPYMTPSGSFIFNGSERVIVSQLHRSPGVFFGQSHHANGTKLYSARIIPFKGSWIEFATDINNVMYAYIDRKKKLPMTTLLRAIGYERDKEILEIFDLAEEMEIKGNEKNILNRTLAARVLKIWHEDFVDEDTGEVLSVEKNEILIDRNILLKEEHIDLMIHHEIKTILLHKEGERKKDYSIIYNTLHKDPTNSEKEAVEYIYRQLRNTEPPDEETARGVIDKLFFSDTRYSLGPVGRYRLNKRLGLNIDSNYLVLTKKDIIAIVEHLNALFNSKREVDDIDHLSNRRVRTVGEQLYTQFSIGLARMARTIRERMNVRDNEVFMPVDLINAKTLSSVINTFFGTNQLSQFMDQTNPLSEITHKRRLSALGPGGLSRERAGFEVRDVNYSHYGRLCPIETPEGPNIGLISSLSVFAKINHMGFVETPYRVVSNQKVNLKYEVKYLSAEEEEGKIIAQANAIDQHGNFLSDRIISREDGDFPIVKPNQVDYIDVAPNQIASISASLIPFLEHDDANRALMGSNMMRQAVPLLKPDAPIVGTGLEEQVAIDSRILINAKKNGFVEYVDARKIVIRYDQTEKENLVSFDSEIQVYNLIKFRKTNQNTCITLKPIVRKGMRVAQGQILCEGYATEYGELALGKNLKAAFIPCNGYNFEDAVLISEKVVSEDWFTSIHIDEYSLDVRDTKLGMEEFTNDIPNVSEEATKDLDENGIIRVGAEVKPGDILIGKITPKGESDPTPEEKLLRAIFGDKAGNVKDASLRAEPSLFGVVIDTKLFTRSIKDKTSRIQDKIKISRLEKEYEKKFLALRNLLIKKLQFILDDKLCHNSVLNEKKQEIIKKGKKFTIKILNNIQNYIEIYSSNWTDDIQVNNLISEILHNYKISVNDLNGVFKHQKFSITVGDELPSGIIKMAKVYIAKKRKLKVGDKMAGRHGNKGVVARILREEDMPFLEDGSPVDIVLNPLGVPSRMNIGQIYETVLGWAGQKLKMKFSTPIFDGATIKEICKYTDKAKIPRFGTTYLFDGGTGERFDQPATVGIIYMLKLGHMVDDKMHARSIGPYSLITQQPLGGKAQFGGQRFGEMEVWALEAFGASNILREILTVKSDDVSGRAKTYESIVKGEPMPEPNNPESFNVLCYELKGLGLDIRLEE